In one Shinella zoogloeoides genomic region, the following are encoded:
- a CDS encoding DeoR/GlpR family DNA-binding transcription regulator, giving the protein MFLTGRQAEIMDLAKTEGRVLVEDLAARFSVTPQTIRKDLNDLCDSKALTRIHGGALFPSGNENVKYEARRSIAAPEKQAIGRAAASMIPDNSSLFINIGTTTEAVGEALLEHKELMVITNNINVANRLRVYPSIEVVIAGGVVRGADGGIVGEAAVDFIRQFKVDYAVIGVSAIDEDGALLDFDYREVKVAQAIIANARHVILVSDSTKFERTAPVRIGHLSQVHTFITDNCPFEGIRAICQEHDVRLIETNPQA; this is encoded by the coding sequence ATGTTTCTGACGGGTCGCCAGGCGGAGATCATGGATCTCGCCAAAACCGAGGGCCGTGTGCTCGTGGAAGACCTTGCGGCGCGCTTCTCCGTGACGCCGCAAACCATCCGCAAGGACCTCAACGATCTCTGCGACAGCAAGGCGCTGACGCGCATCCATGGCGGCGCGCTGTTTCCGAGCGGCAACGAGAATGTGAAGTATGAGGCGCGCCGCTCCATCGCCGCGCCGGAAAAGCAGGCGATCGGGCGTGCCGCGGCGAGCATGATCCCCGACAATTCCTCGCTCTTCATCAATATCGGCACGACGACGGAAGCCGTCGGCGAGGCGCTGCTCGAGCATAAAGAGCTGATGGTCATCACCAATAACATCAATGTCGCCAACCGTTTGCGCGTCTATCCCTCGATCGAGGTGGTGATCGCCGGCGGGGTCGTGCGCGGGGCGGACGGCGGCATCGTCGGGGAAGCGGCGGTCGATTTCATCCGCCAGTTCAAGGTGGATTATGCGGTGATCGGCGTTTCGGCCATCGACGAGGACGGCGCGCTGCTCGACTTTGACTATCGCGAAGTGAAGGTGGCGCAGGCGATCATCGCGAATGCGCGACATGTCATTCTGGTTTCGGATTCGACGAAATTCGAAAGGACGGCGCCGGTGCGCATCGGTCACCTTTCGCAGGTCCATACGTTCATCACCGACAACTGTCCTTTCGAGGGGATTCGCGCCATTTGCCAGGAGCATGACGTACGGCTCATCGAGACCAATCCGCAAGCCTGA
- a CDS encoding SDR family NAD(P)-dependent oxidoreductase, whose product MFHPALFKGANVVVTGAGRGIGLEIARQFLDCGAHVLLHGGRSASGPLPDFLENAVADARAHIVYSDFLVEGGIGTLLQRVDSLFPHIDVLINNAGTMVGRFPAADLTDEQYETIVRLNQTSVVEVTRALLRSLRRAQHAAIVNTVSISALTGGSPGSAVYSATKAFVSTYSKGLARELAPEGIRVNCVSPGTITTDFHSRYSTADKLEATRKTIPMQRLGTAEDCAPAYLFLASNTLSGYITGQVLEVNGGQLIC is encoded by the coding sequence ATGTTTCATCCAGCCTTGTTCAAGGGCGCCAATGTCGTCGTGACCGGCGCGGGGCGCGGCATCGGGCTGGAGATCGCCCGGCAGTTCCTCGATTGCGGCGCGCATGTGCTGCTGCACGGCGGCCGCTCCGCGTCCGGCCCTCTGCCCGATTTCCTGGAAAACGCCGTGGCCGACGCCCGCGCCCATATCGTCTATTCGGATTTCCTCGTCGAGGGCGGCATCGGCACGCTGCTGCAGCGGGTGGACAGCCTCTTCCCGCATATCGACGTGCTGATCAACAATGCCGGCACCATGGTCGGCCGCTTCCCGGCCGCCGATCTCACCGACGAGCAATACGAGACCATCGTGCGCCTCAACCAGACCTCCGTCGTCGAGGTGACGCGCGCGCTGCTGCGCTCGCTCCGCCGCGCGCAGCATGCGGCGATCGTCAACACGGTCTCGATCTCGGCGCTGACCGGCGGCAGCCCCGGCTCTGCGGTCTATTCGGCTACCAAGGCCTTCGTCTCGACCTATTCCAAGGGGCTTGCCCGCGAGCTTGCGCCGGAGGGCATTCGCGTCAACTGCGTGTCGCCGGGCACGATCACCACGGATTTCCATTCGCGCTACTCGACCGCCGACAAGCTGGAAGCGACGCGCAAGACCATTCCGATGCAGCGCCTCGGCACGGCGGAGGACTGCGCCCCCGCCTATCTCTTCCTCGCCTCGAACACACTCTCCGGCTACATTACCGGCCAGGTGCTGGAGGTGAACGGCGGCCAGCTCATCTGCTGA
- the acuI gene encoding acrylyl-CoA reductase (NADPH), translating to MTFQALLVEKGADGAVSAAIQDLDDTRLPEGDVTVAVEYSTLNYKDGLCINGKGGLVRTFPHVPGVDFAGTVEASDDPRYRPGDRVVLTGWRVGEVWWGGYATRARVKADWLVPLPETISTRQAMAIGTAGLTSMLSVIALENAGLSPLKGEVLVTGAAGGVGSVGVALLARLGYSVAAVTGRPETADYLKDLGAETIIDRAELAEANSKPLESERWAGAIDAVGGDMLARVLKQMKYDGAVASVGLAAGAAVPSFTVIPFLLRGVSLLGIDSVMRPYDQRVDAWNRIASDLPMDKLEAMVVEHRLSDLPELANLILDGKVKGRVVVDLNA from the coding sequence ATGACGTTTCAGGCATTGCTGGTCGAAAAGGGGGCGGACGGTGCGGTTTCCGCTGCGATCCAGGATCTCGACGATACCAGGCTTCCCGAAGGCGACGTCACCGTAGCGGTCGAATATTCCACGCTGAACTACAAGGATGGGCTCTGTATCAACGGCAAGGGCGGGCTGGTGCGGACGTTCCCGCATGTGCCGGGCGTCGATTTCGCCGGCACGGTCGAGGCCTCCGACGATCCGCGCTACCGGCCGGGCGACCGGGTGGTGCTCACCGGCTGGAGGGTCGGCGAGGTCTGGTGGGGCGGTTATGCGACGCGCGCCAGGGTGAAGGCCGACTGGCTGGTGCCGCTGCCGGAGACGATCTCGACCCGGCAGGCCATGGCGATTGGCACTGCCGGGCTCACCTCCATGCTCTCGGTCATCGCACTGGAAAATGCCGGGCTCTCGCCGCTGAAGGGCGAAGTTCTGGTGACGGGCGCGGCCGGCGGCGTCGGTTCTGTCGGCGTCGCGCTGCTGGCGCGGCTCGGCTATTCCGTTGCCGCCGTCACGGGACGGCCGGAGACGGCGGACTACCTGAAGGACCTCGGCGCCGAGACGATCATCGACCGCGCAGAACTGGCGGAGGCGAACAGCAAGCCGCTCGAATCCGAGCGCTGGGCCGGCGCCATCGATGCGGTGGGCGGCGACATGCTGGCGCGGGTGCTCAAGCAGATGAAGTATGACGGTGCGGTCGCCTCCGTGGGGCTTGCGGCCGGCGCGGCGGTGCCGTCCTTCACGGTCATTCCCTTCCTGCTGCGCGGCGTCAGCCTGCTCGGTATCGATTCCGTCATGCGGCCCTACGACCAGCGTGTCGATGCCTGGAACCGCATCGCATCCGACCTGCCCATGGACAAGCTGGAGGCGATGGTGGTCGAGCACCGGCTGTCCGATCTGCCGGAACTGGCGAACCTGATCCTTGACGGCAAGGTGAAGGGACGCGTGGTCGTCGATCTCAACGCGTGA
- a CDS encoding LysR family transcriptional regulator has protein sequence MIDKLEYFIALARERHFARAAEELGISQPTLSAAIRQLEDQLGVMLVVRGSRFQGLTPEGQRVLEWARRIVGDTRTMREEMRAARKGLSGHIRLAAIPTTLAMVPRITAPFQEKHPDVTFSIVSTTSIKILGLLENLEIDAGLTYLENEPLGRVTSVPLLHEHYCLISAKGGPFSDRETVTWQEAGSVRLCLLTADMQNRRIINRHFTDAGISIHPSLESNSMIVLLSHVRTGRWSSIMPKNVAKSFGFHEELSIVSLVEPNPEHTVGLVATHREPFTPLVSALLHEARILAEKGLD, from the coding sequence ATGATCGACAAGCTGGAATATTTTATCGCCCTCGCCCGCGAAAGGCATTTCGCCCGGGCGGCGGAAGAGCTCGGCATTTCGCAGCCGACGCTTTCGGCGGCGATCCGCCAGCTCGAGGACCAGCTCGGCGTGATGCTCGTCGTGCGTGGCTCGCGCTTTCAGGGCCTGACGCCGGAAGGCCAGCGCGTGCTGGAATGGGCGCGCCGCATCGTCGGCGACACGCGCACCATGCGCGAGGAGATGCGCGCCGCGCGCAAGGGCCTTTCCGGCCATATCAGGCTGGCCGCCATTCCGACGACGCTCGCCATGGTGCCGCGCATCACCGCGCCCTTTCAGGAAAAGCACCCGGACGTCACCTTCTCGATCGTCTCCACGACCTCGATCAAGATCCTGGGCCTGCTGGAAAACCTCGAGATCGATGCCGGCCTCACCTATCTCGAAAACGAGCCGCTGGGCCGCGTGACGAGCGTGCCGCTGCTGCACGAGCATTACTGCCTCATCAGCGCCAAGGGCGGCCCGTTTTCCGATCGCGAAACCGTGACTTGGCAGGAAGCCGGCAGCGTTAGGCTTTGTCTATTGACCGCCGATATGCAGAACCGCCGCATCATCAACCGGCATTTCACCGATGCGGGCATTTCGATCCATCCCTCGCTCGAATCGAACTCGATGATCGTGCTGCTCTCCCATGTGCGCACCGGCCGCTGGAGCAGCATCATGCCGAAGAATGTCGCCAAATCCTTCGGATTTCATGAGGAATTGAGTATAGTTTCGCTGGTCGAGCCCAATCCTGAGCACACCGTCGGCCTCGTCGCCACACACCGCGAACCCTTCACGCCGCTCGTCTCCGCCCTGCTGCACGAAGCGCGCATCCTCGCCGAGAAGGGGCTGGATTGA
- a CDS encoding formate dehydrogenase subunit gamma, whose product MNVHVAGSDVGTRTLAIVGALKGLEGPLLPILHEIQAEFGYVPQECLPVIARELNLSRAEVHGVVSFYHDYRDHPTGRHVLKLCRAEACQSMGGDAVAERVKALLGIDFHQTTLDGTVTLEPVYCLGLCSCAPAAMLDGEVHGRIDAELAGELIAEARR is encoded by the coding sequence ATGAATGTGCACGTCGCCGGCAGCGATGTCGGAACAAGAACGCTGGCGATCGTCGGCGCGCTGAAGGGCCTCGAAGGGCCGCTTCTCCCCATCCTGCACGAAATCCAGGCGGAGTTCGGCTATGTGCCGCAGGAATGCCTGCCGGTCATCGCGCGCGAGCTGAACCTGTCGCGCGCCGAAGTGCATGGCGTCGTCTCCTTCTATCACGATTACCGCGACCACCCGACCGGGCGGCATGTGCTGAAGCTCTGTCGCGCCGAGGCCTGCCAGTCGATGGGCGGCGATGCGGTCGCCGAGCGCGTGAAAGCGCTGCTCGGCATCGATTTCCACCAGACGACGCTTGACGGCACCGTCACGCTCGAACCCGTCTACTGTCTCGGGCTCTGTTCCTGCGCACCCGCCGCCATGCTCGACGGCGAGGTGCACGGAAGGATCGATGCGGAACTCGCCGGGGAACTGATCGCGGAGGCACGCCGATGA
- a CDS encoding formate dehydrogenase beta subunit: MTVRIYIPRDAAALALGADRVAKALATEAQSRTLDIAIVRNGSRGMHWLEPLVEVETAGGRIAYGPVKAADVAGLLDAGLLEGRDHPLCLGPTKEIPFLKNQTRLTFARCGVIDPVSLDDYKAHDGLKGLETAIAMAPADVVKQVTDSGLRGRGGAGFPTGIKWKTVLDAPGPQKYIVCNADEGDSGTFADRMIMEGDPFVLIEGMAIAGLATGATKGYVYTRSEYPHAIAVMNEAVLAARAAGVLGPSVLGSGKAFDMEIRVGAGAYVCGEETALLNSLEGKRGVVRAKPPLPALQGFLGRPTVVNNVISLASVPVIMDKGAAYYRDFGMGRSRGTIPLQIAGNVKHGGLYETAFGLTLGEIVDGIGGGTASGRPVRAVQVGGPLGAYFPRALFDTPFDYEAFAAKDGLIGHAGITVFDDTVDMLKQARFAMEFCAVESCGKCTPCRIGSTRGVETADKIAQGIEPEKNRELLTDLCNTMKFGSLCALGGFTPYPVLSAMTHFPEDFSPAPMVEAAE, from the coding sequence ATGACCGTTCGCATCTACATTCCCCGCGATGCCGCAGCGCTGGCGCTCGGCGCCGACCGCGTCGCCAAGGCGCTGGCCACCGAAGCCCAATCCCGCACGCTCGACATCGCGATCGTGCGCAACGGTTCGCGCGGCATGCACTGGCTGGAACCGCTGGTCGAGGTCGAAACGGCCGGTGGCCGCATCGCCTATGGTCCAGTCAAGGCCGCCGATGTCGCCGGTCTGCTCGATGCCGGCCTGCTGGAGGGGCGCGACCACCCGCTCTGTCTCGGGCCGACGAAGGAAATCCCCTTCCTGAAGAACCAGACCCGCCTCACCTTTGCCCGCTGCGGCGTCATCGACCCTGTTTCGCTCGACGATTACAAGGCCCATGACGGCCTGAAGGGTCTCGAAACGGCCATCGCCATGGCCCCGGCCGATGTGGTGAAGCAGGTCACCGACAGCGGCCTGCGCGGCCGCGGCGGCGCGGGCTTCCCGACTGGCATCAAGTGGAAGACCGTTCTCGACGCGCCGGGCCCACAGAAATACATCGTCTGCAACGCCGACGAGGGCGACAGCGGCACCTTCGCCGACCGCATGATCATGGAAGGCGACCCCTTCGTGCTGATCGAGGGCATGGCGATCGCGGGCCTGGCGACCGGCGCCACCAAGGGCTACGTCTACACCCGCTCCGAATATCCCCACGCCATCGCCGTCATGAACGAGGCCGTCCTTGCCGCCCGCGCCGCGGGTGTCCTTGGCCCCTCCGTGCTCGGCTCGGGAAAAGCCTTCGACATGGAAATCCGCGTCGGCGCGGGCGCCTATGTCTGCGGCGAGGAAACGGCGCTGCTCAACAGCCTGGAAGGCAAGCGCGGCGTTGTGCGCGCCAAGCCGCCGCTGCCGGCCCTGCAAGGTTTCCTCGGCCGCCCGACCGTGGTCAACAACGTCATCTCCCTCGCCTCCGTCCCCGTCATCATGGACAAGGGCGCGGCCTATTATCGCGATTTCGGCATGGGCCGCTCGCGCGGCACGATCCCGCTTCAGATCGCCGGCAACGTCAAGCATGGCGGCCTCTACGAGACCGCCTTCGGCCTGACGCTCGGCGAGATCGTCGACGGCATCGGCGGCGGCACCGCCTCCGGCCGTCCTGTCCGCGCCGTGCAGGTCGGCGGCCCGCTCGGCGCGTATTTCCCGCGCGCCCTGTTCGACACGCCCTTCGACTACGAGGCGTTCGCGGCCAAGGACGGCCTCATCGGCCATGCCGGCATCACCGTCTTCGACGACACGGTCGACATGCTGAAGCAGGCGCGCTTCGCCATGGAATTCTGCGCCGTCGAGAGCTGCGGCAAGTGCACGCCCTGCCGCATCGGCTCGACACGCGGCGTCGAGACCGCCGACAAGATCGCGCAGGGCATCGAGCCCGAGAAGAACCGCGAGCTTTTGACCGATCTCTGCAACACGATGAAGTTCGGCTCGCTCTGCGCGCTCGGCGGCTTCACGCCCTATCCGGTCCTCAGCGCCATGACCCATTTCCCGGAAGACTTTTCACCGGCACCGATGGTGGAGGCTGCGGAATGA
- a CDS encoding DUF4287 domain-containing protein — protein MSETQTIKGPASYFPSIEKKYGQPIEHWKAIVRAQDGKAHMQIVAFLKETHGLGHGHANALVAATLAETTKP, from the coding sequence ATGAGCGAGACGCAAACGATCAAGGGCCCGGCCTCCTACTTCCCCTCCATCGAGAAGAAGTACGGCCAGCCGATCGAACACTGGAAGGCCATCGTCCGCGCGCAGGACGGCAAGGCGCACATGCAGATCGTGGCGTTCCTGAAGGAAACGCATGGTCTCGGCCATGGCCATGCCAATGCGCTCGTCGCCGCCACCCTAGCCGAGACGACGAAACCGTAG